One segment of Streptomyces sp. XD-27 DNA contains the following:
- a CDS encoding TOMM precursor leader peptide-binding protein has protein sequence MLRFAPHLTVEPVPGEAVYLVSERSVTALHGGYAAALAPLIDGTRDLARVLADAAHAVPAEEGARIVDRLRAAGLVYESDRAPGPRDAFWSLAWGAPAAASTGTTGTTGTTGTTRTTRTTATTRTTGTTATTGTTAETADQPAATVVLGSTDPADAQRALRAAGLRPVPKPDEAALTMVVCDDYLDPALAEVDTEHRTAGRSWLPVKPVGTTIWIGPFLGDADGPCWSCLAERLWRGRRAEAHLLGRSGRCAPVPRPPAALNASRATALQLTAVQAAGWLAGHRHPGQSALWTLDCLTGAGERHPVRRRPQCPACGDPGLVADRVRAPFTLPSAPSAGPAPSPGPPADAAPSSEPSARRLLDTYAHLIDPLTGLVSEISRDPRGPTFLNCFHARHRPAPEPPGTPGTPGTPKPPGPLETPGPVSPAARPGLDGVRAGLRAAAHGKGATSVQARASALAEALEHHSGRFAGDEPRRRARLRDLEPGSAVHPDLVQLYAERQFADRDRWNAAHAPQHQVCDPFDPDAEIDWTPVWSVTAGRHRLMPTALLYYDVPQPPGRRYCLATSNGAAAGGDPADAVVRGFLELVERDAVALWWYNRTRQPGLDLDAFTAPGDTWIGRLRQVHAELHREVWALDLTADLGVPVVAALSRRTDKAAEDITLGFGAHFDRRTALRRALAELNQMLPPVVHACADGSGYDTADPDALRWFRTATVAGQPYLAPDPAGAPPSGRGSGGTAYGAASGGLGAVRGIVRAHGLELLVLDQTRPDVGLPVVKVCVPGLRPHWARFAPGRLFDVPVRLGRVAAPTAYESLNPIPLFM, from the coding sequence ATGCTGCGCTTCGCACCGCACCTGACGGTCGAGCCGGTCCCGGGCGAGGCCGTCTACCTGGTCTCGGAGCGCAGCGTCACGGCCCTGCACGGCGGCTACGCGGCCGCGCTCGCGCCCCTGATCGACGGCACCCGGGACCTGGCCCGGGTGCTGGCCGACGCGGCGCACGCGGTCCCGGCCGAGGAGGGCGCGCGGATCGTCGACCGATTACGCGCGGCGGGCCTGGTGTACGAGAGCGACCGGGCGCCCGGCCCACGGGACGCCTTCTGGTCGCTGGCGTGGGGCGCCCCGGCCGCCGCGTCCACCGGAACCACCGGAACCACCGGAACCACCGGAACAACCAGAACAACCAGAACCACGGCAACCACCAGAACCACCGGAACCACGGCAACCACCGGAACCACGGCCGAAACCGCGGATCAGCCTGCCGCCACCGTCGTCCTCGGCTCCACCGACCCGGCCGACGCGCAACGGGCGCTGCGGGCGGCGGGGCTGCGCCCGGTGCCGAAACCGGACGAGGCCGCCCTGACCATGGTGGTCTGCGACGACTACCTCGACCCCGCCCTGGCCGAGGTCGACACGGAACACCGTACGGCAGGGCGCAGTTGGCTGCCCGTCAAGCCGGTCGGCACCACGATCTGGATCGGGCCCTTCCTCGGCGACGCGGACGGGCCCTGCTGGTCCTGTCTGGCCGAGCGCCTGTGGCGGGGGCGGCGGGCCGAGGCCCACCTGCTCGGGCGGTCGGGGCGATGCGCCCCGGTGCCGCGCCCGCCCGCCGCGCTGAACGCGAGCCGGGCCACGGCGCTCCAGTTGACCGCCGTTCAAGCAGCGGGGTGGCTGGCCGGGCACCGGCACCCCGGCCAGTCCGCGCTGTGGACGCTGGACTGCCTCACCGGCGCCGGGGAACGGCATCCGGTGCGGCGCCGTCCGCAGTGTCCCGCGTGCGGAGATCCGGGGCTGGTCGCGGACCGGGTACGGGCGCCCTTCACGCTGCCGTCAGCACCGTCCGCAGGCCCGGCGCCCTCCCCCGGGCCACCGGCCGATGCGGCGCCCTCCTCCGAGCCGTCCGCCCGCCGTCTGCTGGACACGTACGCCCATCTGATCGATCCGCTCACCGGGCTGGTGTCCGAGATCAGCCGCGATCCGCGCGGTCCCACCTTCCTCAACTGCTTCCACGCGCGCCACCGCCCCGCGCCGGAGCCGCCAGGAACGCCAGGAACGCCGGGAACACCGAAGCCGCCGGGACCGCTGGAAACGCCGGGGCCCGTCAGCCCGGCCGCGCGGCCCGGTCTCGACGGCGTACGGGCCGGGCTGCGCGCCGCAGCCCACGGCAAGGGGGCCACGTCCGTGCAGGCCAGAGCCAGTGCCCTGGCCGAGGCGCTGGAGCACCACAGCGGCCGCTTCGCGGGCGACGAGCCGCGGCGGCGGGCGCGCCTGCGCGACCTGGAGCCGGGCAGCGCGGTCCATCCGGACCTGGTGCAGCTGTACGCCGAGCGGCAGTTCGCCGACCGCGACCGCTGGAACGCGGCCCACGCGCCGCAGCACCAGGTGTGCGATCCGTTCGATCCGGACGCGGAGATCGACTGGACGCCCGTGTGGTCGGTGACCGCCGGACGGCACCGGCTGATGCCCACCGCGCTGCTGTACTACGACGTCCCGCAGCCGCCCGGTCGGCGCTACTGCCTGGCCACGTCCAACGGCGCGGCGGCGGGCGGCGATCCGGCCGACGCCGTCGTGCGGGGCTTCCTGGAGCTGGTGGAGCGGGACGCGGTCGCGCTGTGGTGGTACAACCGCACCCGCCAGCCGGGGCTCGACCTCGACGCCTTCACCGCCCCCGGCGACACCTGGATCGGACGGCTGCGGCAGGTGCACGCCGAGTTGCACCGCGAGGTGTGGGCCCTGGACCTGACCGCCGACCTGGGCGTCCCGGTGGTCGCCGCGCTCTCCCGCCGTACGGACAAGGCGGCGGAGGACATCACCCTCGGGTTCGGCGCGCACTTCGACCGGCGGACCGCGCTGCGCCGGGCGCTGGCCGAGCTCAACCAGATGCTGCCGCCGGTGGTCCACGCGTGCGCCGACGGTTCCGGATACGACACCGCGGACCCCGACGCGCTGCGCTGGTTCCGCACGGCCACCGTGGCCGGGCAGCCCTATCTGGCGCCGGATCCGGCCGGGGCGCCGCCGAGCGGGCGGGGGTCCGGTGGCACGGCGTACGGCGCGGCCTCCGGCGGCCTCGGCGCCGTACGGGGGATCGTGCGCGCGCACGGCCTGGAGCTGCTCGTCCTGGACCAGACGCGCCCTGACGTCGGGCTGCCGGTCGTCAAGGTGTGCGTCCCCGGACTGCGGCCGCACTGGGCGCGGTTCGCGCCCGGACGCCTCTTCGACGTACCCGTGAGGCTGGGCCGCGTCGCCGCTCCCACGGCGTACGAAAGCCTCAACCCCATTCCGTTGTTCATGTGA
- a CDS encoding AfsR/SARP family transcriptional regulator, producing the protein MDIKLLGPLSVEACGQSIVPSAGKPRQILALLSVYANQMLPVPTLMEEIWGADMPRSALTTLQTYILQLRRRLAAAYGPQAPQASKAVLATRYGGYLLEAEPGAVDVHEYDRLVAAGNDALDAGDDGEASLLFSEALAVWRGPALVDVRVGPILEIEVARLEESRLGVLERRIEADLRLGRHAALLTELTELTARHPLHEGLHAQCMAALYRAGRPWQALEVYQGLRSRLVEDLGLEPSPRLRKLQQAVLASDPALDLDLGGGWRRPVLDLFAA; encoded by the coding sequence ATGGACATCAAGCTGTTGGGCCCGCTCAGCGTCGAGGCGTGCGGTCAATCGATCGTGCCCAGCGCGGGGAAGCCGCGGCAGATCCTTGCACTGCTGTCCGTCTACGCCAACCAGATGCTGCCGGTTCCCACTCTGATGGAGGAGATCTGGGGCGCGGATATGCCACGCAGCGCGCTCACCACACTCCAGACGTACATCCTCCAGCTCCGCCGCCGGCTGGCCGCCGCGTACGGGCCGCAGGCCCCGCAGGCGTCCAAGGCGGTCCTGGCCACCCGCTACGGGGGATATCTCCTGGAGGCCGAACCGGGCGCGGTGGACGTCCATGAATACGACCGTCTGGTGGCCGCGGGCAACGACGCGCTGGACGCGGGGGACGACGGGGAGGCGTCCCTGCTGTTCAGTGAGGCCCTGGCGGTCTGGCGCGGCCCCGCCCTGGTGGACGTGCGGGTCGGCCCCATCCTGGAGATCGAGGTGGCCCGGCTCGAGGAGAGCAGGCTCGGCGTCCTGGAGCGCCGGATCGAGGCCGACCTGCGCCTGGGCCGCCATGCGGCGCTGCTGACCGAGCTGACCGAGCTGACGGCCCGTCACCCGCTGCACGAGGGGCTGCACGCCCAGTGCATGGCGGCGCTCTACCGCGCGGGACGCCCGTGGCAGGCGCTGGAGGTCTACCAGGGACTGCGCTCGCGTCTGGTGGAGGATCTCGGCCTCGAACCCTCGCCGCGGCTGCGGAAGCTCCAACAGGCCGTCCTCGCCTCCGATCCCGCCCTCGACCTGGACCTGGGCGGCGGGTGGCGGCGGCCGGTGCTGGATCTGTTCGCCGCCTGA
- a CDS encoding bifunctional DNA primase/polymerase, whose protein sequence is MTTWPRESQQHTAAHVTAAGAEWLASASPFPRSVRALWAERPGTSIVLPCGVTFDLISAPALFGRRMVNRLWADGPGTGPVATQRGRVLMFARPGTAQRLPALLRWEEWGADAPPLLCHGTGDAVTVPPLRPVEQTDPDGPPPGRWLVAPEVRDPWLPGPDVLLWACVRAARGDAGTPGRTSLTSTPAVSPR, encoded by the coding sequence ATGACCACATGGCCTCGGGAATCACAGCAGCACACCGCCGCGCACGTCACCGCCGCCGGAGCCGAATGGCTGGCCTCGGCGAGCCCCTTCCCGCGCAGCGTGCGCGCCCTGTGGGCCGAGCGACCCGGCACCTCGATCGTGCTGCCGTGCGGTGTCACCTTCGACCTGATCAGCGCGCCCGCGCTCTTCGGCCGCCGGATGGTGAACCGGTTATGGGCCGACGGCCCGGGGACCGGCCCGGTGGCGACGCAGCGCGGCCGGGTGCTGATGTTCGCCCGACCCGGCACCGCGCAGCGGCTGCCCGCCCTGCTCCGCTGGGAGGAGTGGGGCGCGGACGCACCGCCGCTGCTGTGCCACGGGACGGGGGACGCGGTGACCGTTCCGCCCCTGCGGCCGGTGGAGCAGACCGATCCGGACGGCCCGCCCCCGGGCCGCTGGCTGGTCGCCCCCGAGGTCCGCGACCCGTGGCTCCCCGGGCCCGACGTGCTGCTGTGGGCCTGCGTACGGGCCGCTCGCGGCGACGCCGGCACCCCCGGCCGCACGTCGCTGACCAGCACACCCGCCGTCTCCCCGCGCTGA
- a CDS encoding nucleotide disphospho-sugar-binding domain-containing protein, translated as MRVLFTTRSAGGRLAPLLPLARSFVAAGHGVRVAVPPGCAEAVARAGLLAVLVGPQLAAVSPRGAAPMALPGLPGVWPDNWPLHPASLTGAQHAVLRATAAARLRAAEAMAPDLVAFARCWEPDLVVHDASSYAGIVAAAVLGAPAVSQLSGSAAIIRLDRHRLDGPPLPGFARLLERYGADPATEPDLWLDPCPPSMALPSAERRLRVRFVPPPLDPATAARLRHMAGRYDRHPGTRPGPLRGTASGASRDGSPAGTRGDARPRDPGGPPGSAAYGRASDGVVRRAFAGPRVCVAWDDPAGLPEPVRSVVRQVEARGIRIIRTGSAAGPLHVLLPGCRAVLHQGSGGAALTAALTGVPQLIVPPRPEQRLNAAQLARVGVARVWIPPGGGPRRPPGPPGPAPAARPATAETHLIDNLFALVEQPRYAAAAERLRGEMLAMPGPDDAVARLASAVG; from the coding sequence GTGCGCGTTCTGTTCACCACCCGGTCCGCCGGCGGCCGTCTCGCCCCGCTGCTGCCGCTGGCGCGTTCCTTCGTCGCGGCGGGGCACGGGGTACGGGTCGCGGTGCCGCCGGGGTGTGCCGAGGCCGTCGCCCGCGCCGGACTGCTCGCCGTACTCGTCGGCCCGCAGCTCGCGGCCGTCTCGCCGCGCGGGGCGGCGCCGATGGCGCTGCCGGGCTTGCCAGGAGTCTGGCCCGACAACTGGCCGCTGCACCCCGCTTCGCTGACCGGCGCCCAGCACGCCGTGCTCCGGGCGACAGCCGCCGCACGGCTGCGCGCGGCCGAGGCGATGGCCCCGGACCTGGTCGCCTTCGCGCGCTGCTGGGAGCCCGATCTCGTCGTCCACGACGCGAGCTCGTACGCGGGCATCGTCGCCGCCGCCGTGCTGGGCGCGCCCGCCGTCAGCCAGCTCTCCGGGAGCGCCGCGATCATCCGGCTGGACCGCCACCGCCTCGACGGACCCCCGCTGCCGGGCTTCGCCCGCCTGCTGGAGCGGTACGGCGCCGACCCGGCCACCGAGCCGGACCTGTGGCTCGACCCGTGCCCGCCGAGTATGGCGCTGCCGTCCGCGGAACGCCGACTGCGCGTACGGTTCGTCCCGCCGCCCCTGGATCCGGCGACGGCGGCGCGGCTGCGGCACATGGCGGGCCGGTACGACAGGCATCCCGGCACCAGGCCCGGACCGCTCCGCGGCACCGCTTCCGGCGCCTCGCGCGACGGCTCCCCGGCCGGGACGCGGGGCGACGCGCGGCCTCGTGACCCAGGCGGCCCACCGGGGAGCGCGGCGTACGGCCGCGCGTCGGACGGGGTGGTCCGCCGGGCGTTCGCCGGGCCGCGCGTCTGCGTGGCCTGGGACGATCCGGCGGGCCTACCGGAACCGGTGCGGTCGGTGGTGCGGCAGGTCGAGGCGCGCGGGATACGGATCATCCGGACGGGGAGCGCCGCGGGGCCGCTGCACGTGCTGCTGCCCGGTTGCCGTGCCGTACTGCACCAGGGCAGCGGGGGCGCCGCGCTCACGGCGGCGCTGACCGGCGTTCCGCAGTTGATCGTGCCGCCCCGTCCCGAGCAGCGGCTCAACGCCGCACAGCTGGCGCGCGTGGGGGTCGCACGGGTGTGGATACCACCGGGCGGCGGCCCCCGGCGCCCACCCGGCCCGCCGGGGCCGGCGCCCGCCGCCCGGCCCGCCACCGCGGAGACACACCTGATCGACAATCTGTTCGCCTTGGTGGAGCAGCCGCGCTACGCCGCGGCCGCGGAGCGGCTCCGCGGCGAGATGCTGGCCATGCCGGGGCCGGACGACGCGGTGGCCCGGCTGGCCTCGGCCGTCGGGTGA
- a CDS encoding antibiotic biosynthesis monooxygenase — MPGPLRHSTGLFTVVTTFTLHHPDRDEEFERHFGHHASWLRAQPGFDSHQAVRLADCPATYVDLSRWRNPESFQRARSSPRFQAHAREFRSLAEVEVDPSRNVLRSGDNDISEGAPALVVEWLVAEGMNLGEFDRAYAAFMTDLCDREGFLHADLTRSLIKPGAYLFVTWWVTADAWRAARRSAPATGAAESAVHLTAVQAAGRAR; from the coding sequence ATGCCCGGCCCCCTGCGGCACTCCACCGGACTGTTCACCGTCGTCACCACCTTCACCCTCCATCACCCCGACCGGGACGAGGAGTTCGAGCGCCACTTCGGCCACCACGCGTCCTGGCTCCGCGCCCAACCGGGCTTCGACTCGCACCAGGCGGTGCGGCTCGCCGACTGCCCCGCCACGTACGTCGACCTCAGCCGCTGGCGCAATCCGGAGAGCTTCCAGCGCGCCCGCAGCAGCCCGAGGTTCCAGGCCCACGCGCGGGAGTTCCGGTCGCTGGCCGAGGTGGAGGTCGATCCGTCGCGCAACGTGCTGCGCTCGGGCGACAACGACATCTCCGAGGGGGCTCCCGCGCTCGTCGTGGAATGGCTGGTCGCCGAGGGCATGAACCTCGGCGAATTCGACCGCGCCTACGCCGCGTTCATGACGGACCTGTGCGACCGCGAGGGATTCCTCCACGCCGACCTGACCAGGTCGCTGATCAAGCCCGGTGCCTACCTCTTCGTCACCTGGTGGGTCACCGCCGACGCCTGGCGGGCCGCCCGCCGGTCCGCCCCCGCCACCGGCGCGGCGGAGTCCGCCGTGCACCTCACCGCGGTCCAGGCGGCCGGTCGTGCCCGCTGA